The genomic interval CGCCCTGTTCATCGTTCGCATCCACCGAACTCGACATCGTCGCATACACGCGGACTTTCATCGAGCGTTGTTCGAGCGCGTCCATCGCGTTCATCGCTTCGAGGAACATATCCACGCTATCGCCGAGATGTCCTTTGTATTTCTGGATCGAAGGCAGCGCGTCGAGGATACTTTTCACCTCAGCATCGAATTGACTTGAGGATGCAAACACGCTTTCAGCGTTCCACGTTTGGTTCCTCTTCACTTTTGCGCGGGGTAGGGGGGCAGGCATGATGGGTCTCCTTTGTGTTTTTCAATGAGGTGATAAATTTCTCACGGTCATATCATTTGCGCTATAGTAGCTAATTTCTTTTTCTGCAACTCGAATCATTTTGCCCATATGTTTCTGTTTTGAATCTAATAACGAATGGTCGAACAAATTCCTCAGCCGTTGCGGGATTTCACGCGCGCGCGAATCGGATAGGGCAAAGCAGACCATGCAAAATTGCCCGCTGATTGCAGTCTTTCGCCAAAAATCCTGTTCGTTGATCGTGACGAAGGTGGGTTGATTTTCCTGTTGAAGGAGTTTTGGTATGGCGTCATCTTTGATGACCGTGTTAGGACGCAAGTCCGTAATGAAACAAATCGCTCCCTGATACCAGCGAGCGATCTGTTCTTCGATATTTCGACCCAACAGTTGTTCGTCGAGGACGATCATCAGGCTGTTTCCAATTGAGGCAATGACTTGACGAATTGACTGGCGATCAGTTGGATTGCTTCAATGACCGCCTCGCGCGAAATTGTATTGCGGTACCCCGCAACGATTTGGTCCATGTTCTCGCCTGCGGCTAAACGGTCTAATGTTCCAGTGATCTCGATCCGTGTGTACTTGAACGTGGGACGCCCATTACAAACCCCAGGCGCGCGGACAACGTATTCTCCAAGCGGATAGTATTGATACGGTTCGTTCCCCACGGTTTCAGTGATTAACTTTTCCATTGGGTCTCTCTTTCGCTTGGATCAAATTATAAGAATCTCTCGCGAATCATGCAAGTAGTTGATTCTCCCTGTCCTCGTGCCTGATGTTACGCGCCGTCCCGCAGGTTTGACGGGACGGCGCGTAAGGTGAGTTACAAATCCTGAAACGTCACTCGATTTTTGGCGAGGTAAAGTATCTGCCGAGGAAATCTTTCACCAGCATCCAGCCGGTCCAACAGCCGTCGATCTGTTCGCCGAGTTTGACCTCGATCCATACCGAGCCGTCTGCGAGGCGTTGTACCTTGCTAGTGTTGACGTACCAATACGTGTTCGGCATGGCGGAGGAAAGGATCTTCGTCCCGCCGGGCGCATTGCGGATGTATAACCCGTCTTTGTACGTGATCTTCACCAGCTTGAAGAAGTCCGCGCTTGGAGGCTGGGTGGGGGAGGATGGCGGAGGCGGCGGGGGATAATTCGGCGGAGGCGTGCCAGCGCCGACAGGCAGGTAGATCACTTGTCCCGCGTAAATGAGACCTGGATTCGTGATCTGCGGATTCACCGCAAGCAACGCGGCTACGCTTGCCCCGGTCTTTTGGGAGATAATGCCGATGGTGTCGCCCCATTGCACGGTGTAGGTGCCGCCATACGTCGGTTGTGAAACGGGCGGCTGGGAATATCCAGTGGGGATGTAGAGCGTCTGCCCGGCGTAGAGCCACCATCCCAGCCCGGGGTTGGCGGCGCGGATGGCGTCCACGGTGGTATCGCACGTCAGCGCGATGCCGCCGAGCGTGTCGCCCCATTGGACGGTGACGTAGGCGGGACATTGCGCCCACGCCCGCGCTCCTCCCGCCGAAGCGAAGGACGCGATCAGGAGCATGAAAACCAGCGCGATTTGAACGATTCTCTTGGTCATTGCATCTTCTCCTTGGTTGGCTCGAGCGCGGCTCTTCTCGCGCGTCGATGCTTCAAGAATACTCGAAAAGAATCTTTTTTTCAACCGAAAGATGAGGATTTTTGCTGACTCTTCATTCTCATTATGGATGTTGTAGTATCCGAGTTCCACAGGCTGATTGATGGTCTCGATCATGTTGGATGATGCTCTGTTGGGCTTGTGGCAGTACTAGACCGCCAGCCGCCTCATCAGGGAGGATGGCGCATGGCGCAAAAACCATGCGATCCATCTCCAACGACCGGGCGTGTATATCTCCTGCCGCCGTTGACGGATTCCGCGCCAGATATCCGACACTGCGGTCTCTACCGGCGCAACCCAGAAACTTGCGCCGGCATTTTGAAGCATGTCGGTGGAAATAAAACCCGGTTTTACGGTCAAGATATGCACGCCATATCGGGACAGGCGATTCCGAAGCGATTCGAGATAGGTGTTGAACGCAGCTTTCGATGTGTTGTAGGCAGGCGCGCCGCTTCGTCCGCGCTCGCCGCCGACCGAGCTGATGCCTACGATCTGCCCGCGGCCTTGCGATTGAAAATAGGCGGCCGCCTGATTGAGCCATGCCATCGCGCCGAGAATGTTGGTTTGCATGACCTCCATATCTTTCGAAAAATTGAACTCGTGTTTTCCTGTGGGGATTAGAACTCCCGAGTTGAAGACGATCAAATCCAATCCGCCGAGGAGTTCGATGGCTTGTAGAAAGTCCATCGGAACGGAATCGAAATCGGTAACATCGTGAACGATGAAGCGAGCAAGTCCTTCCCGAATCTCGGATCGAATGCGCTGACAAAGCGTTTTGAGTTTCTCTTCGCGCCTCGCCAGCAAAACGAGTTGATATCCCTCGCGGGCGAGTGTGAGCGCCAGTTCCGCGCCGATACCGCTGGAAGCGCCGACGATAATCGCGCGTTTCACTTTCATATTTTGCATTGTGATTTCCTAGATCATGATGAGTGGGGTAAGCAGATCGTATACCATCCCGATGATGATCGCGCCGGCGACTAATGTCCCGAGCACGATGGCGATCACACGCCAGCGGGCAATGGTGAGCGCGCCGGTCAGCGCGCCTATGGACGTGCCTGCGCCCGTGATCAGGAATGCCAGCGCTGCCCCCTCGCTCATGCCCGAATCCATGAAGGCGCGGACGATTGGCATGGAAGCCTCGGTATTGAGATAGAAAGGAATTCCGAGTAATGCCGCGAGTGGAATGCTGAAGGTCTCTCCGGAACCGAAAACATTTTGAATCCAGTCTTGCGGAATCAACTCGTTCAGAAAATAGCCAATGAAGGAGAAGCCAAAGAACATCAATGCTAATTTCCACGACACCTCAAAAAATTCACGCAAAGTCGCCCGAACAGTGACCTTTGGTTTGCCGGGGCGGGGAAGTGGCTCAAGCGCTGGCGAGGCAGTTTCACGTTGGGAAGAGAGGCGGGCTTGATCCTTCAGCCAGCCGCGCGATTCGACAAATCCGGCGAATGCTCCGCCAGTCAATCCCAAAATGATGGAGGATGCCATGAAGGCAATGGCGAATGGCCAGCCAAACAACCCAGCGCTATAGATCATTTGTTGAGGAGAGGTCAGCGGAGATGCGACAAGGAACGCCACAATGGGCGCCCATGGAATGGTGGAAGCCATCATGCCGAGAACCACAGCTGTGGTGCCGCACGAACAAAATGGGGTAGCCACAGCGAGCGCGGTGGACATAACGACACTGTTACGTTGGTTGCGTTTGAGGAAGGCCGCCACGCGGTCTTGGTCTATGAAGAGTTTGAGCGCCACACTGATGACAACGCTCAATAAGAGAAGGGGCCAAAGACCGAAAAAGGTCTCTGTGGCTTTACTGAAGGCAAACTGAGATGTTTCGAACAGGTTCATGGGTGAAGTCCTTTATATAGATGTATGTCTATGTGTAATGGCAAAAAAATAGCCCGACACGCGCCTCTGAGCCTTGCGTGTCAGGCAGGAAAGGCAAAGCGCGTTCAGAAGTGGTCCGTCGTTCGCGGCGTTTCGGATTTGCGCCTGCATTTGCAGAACCCGCAAAGCGATGCGCCGCGGGTTAATAGAAAAAGCAACCCTCTTTCCATGGTTCCTCCTTTTCTAAAAATTTTGCAGAATCTTCCCGTGCAATTGAACTGAAAACTTGATTAAATCCAACTCCAATGAAACATAGACAATCTTCTATATGACATTATATGGAAGTTTGTCTATTTGTCAAGGCGCTACCGAACATGCAGAATTCCGCCCTGGTCTACAGTCGGCTTCGTGGACCAATTCCTTGGAGAACCGAACCATTTACTTGTAATATGATCTCATGTGCCAATCAAGGATTCATTTGCCCGTTCAGCCATGTATGGATGGCGTTCTCTATTTCCTCGGGCTTTTTCACGATCAGAAAATGATCGCTATCTATTTCCACGTAGGTTCCCAACTCTCCAACCTCCGCCGCAAATTGACGCGCCATCGCAGGTGGGACTCGTTCATCGCGCGCGCCTTCAATGATGAGAACAGGCAAACCCATCCCTCTGACACCGGTCCCGTTCGTGAAGCCGTCAATAAAGAACAAGCCGACAAGTCCGCTTTCGTTCCCCAATTCGGAAGCCAAACGCCCCATACTGAAGCCCCCATTGGAAAAACCGCCGAGATAGAATCTTGTTATACCTTGCCTTCTAAGATACTCAAAAGTACGTTTCAGGATCTGATGACCGCGCGGTTTCCACCATTGACCTGTCCATTCTGTGGATGGGCAAACGGTCATGCCGCCGATGTCTTTTACGGCTTGCGCAATTTCCCAACACTGCGCTGTGACGTTTCCCATGAAGCCGTGGAGAAAGATCACTCCAAATGTCGGCTGTTCCCGCGGCTGAATAATGACCGCATCGAAGGCGTCTGGTTGTTGAAGGTTCAGATACGTGCTGATGATAGGAGATGGGTACATGCCTTGAGTTCTCATCTCGGAGTATGCCGCCTCGAAAGCAGGGACAAGACCCTCATGCTCGCGAGTGGAATCGCCTCCAATGAAATGAAACAACTCCTCGCCAAAAATGAGAGCGTCCTGTTCGTCAATGATAGAACCCAGCCAGCGCGGACCGTGCCCTTCGGGCAGTGTGACCATGCGAATTTCGGATGACTGATTCTGCCCCATGAGAATCGATCGGGCGGCGATGACTAGACAGAATCCGAGCGCACCGGCGAAGATCAATTTCAGGGATTGTTTGTATGACAGAGGGACAGCGATCAATCCAAGCACAAGCAGTGAGCCGACGAGCAGATACAGCGCTCCCGAACTTGTTATCGGCAGTCTACAGGTTAAAACGATCAGCGTCAGCAGAGGCGGCGCAAGAAGAATACCCAGCAGGCGGAGCGCATAGGGAAAAATCGGTCGCATCAATCCACATCTCAATATTTTCGACAAGTTCAGTAGGAGATTTTATCGTTGATCGGGTCTTGGCGTATCCGGCATAAGAGCAAGGTGGCGATGATCGATCACCATTGTTCTTATCGAAGAGTTGATGCCGCTTCGGTCTGGCGTAAATCTGCAATCAAAGGCAATGAGAATCTCAATGAACAGCTCGCCGTACGCAGAACGTCCCGAAGGTTCTCGTTAATCAAGTCTGGTTTTATCCAAACCATCGGGATGGCGCGTAATAGCAGTGAATAGTTCAAACATCTCGTCGTCTTATGATTCCCAAAACTTCATGATCCCACCGAGCCCCAAAAGGATCACCCCCAAAGCGCCTCCCGCAAGCAGAAGCAACGGTGTGAATGCTCCGCCAATTCCGCCATACAGATACGTCCACAGCCAGACCTCGCCGTTTTCGAGCAGCGCCACTTCCACATGCGCCGAATTCTCCGCAGACACGACGCAGTTCCTGCTTGAGCGCGCAACGACTTTCCCTGGCGGCGAAGAGACGCTGAATCGGCTCTGATCGTCGAGTTGGCAGGGTGTGGCATTCATGTCTTCGGTTACCTCGTCATATAACTTCCATGGCTCATTAGCCCACAGACCTCTTCTATACACGTTACTGCTTTCCGTGGCGGCAAGGATCAACCCGAAATCGGTCAATTCGATGGTGATGGCTCGTTCGGGGAGAGGTGAGAGTCGCTCCCATTTCGTCCCCAGTCCGGGGAACGCCACAGTGAAGAAGTAACAACCGAATACGATCACAATCCAAATGATCGCCACCGTCAACATGCGATTTGCCCGAGAAGCCATGTTGCGCTCGTTTCTGCCTGCCGATTGCGCAGACTCTCGCATTATATTCCATCGCCACTGTAAGGTTGCGGCCGCGCACGTGTTCATAAACACGGGCTATGCGGTACTGCCAGCGTTGACGATGGCGTCGGCTTGTTTATCCTATTCCGTTGACTTGCAGATCAAACAAGGTATCCGAATCGACATCATACTTGAATTGAAAAAAACAATCGCCGCCATCGAGCACCATAACAAACTCCTCTCGCCAATCGATATCAAAACTACTGCAAAAGAAATTGGCGTAGACGATTCGCTTTTCATCCAGAACGATGCCGATGTATTGGCGGTTGTACTCATCGAGTCTTTCCCAAACAGGCGTTCCTTGCTCATAAAAGCGATCTGAATTTTCTTGCAGGAAAACGGCTACGCCATCTTCAAGGGCAAAGACGCTCTCTTGAGCAGGCGTCCAATAGTCAGCGGTATGACCACTCGTTGTTACCCAACCAGCGACGCCTAATTTTCTTGCTTGTTGTTCAGGAAAGATCGTCCAGTGTTCGCCCTGTAAATTCTGAGCAGGGGAGGAACATGCAACAATAAGGTGCAACGCGAACGCAATATAAACGAAACAAAATGTAATTCGCCTGGCAATCATGAGAGTGTCACTCCTGTATGTTTTATTCCAACGTCAAATTTCCTAGCCACCTGACACTTTTCTTTTTTTGGGCGCTGAGAAACACAGATGAACGCGGAGGTTTCAAAAAAACAAGCAAACATTGATCAGCGTTTTCAGCGTTCACGCCGCACTGGCGCTCGGCGCAAGTGTCTGGGTCCTATTTTTAGAACTATCAGGTAGGCAGCAAATTTCCACTTTGATCGAATGAAAAATACGGATTGTACGCCACCTCCCACAGAAACCCATCGGGGTCGGCAAAATAAGAACTGTACCCGCCCCAAAAGACCTTCTGCGGTTCTTTCACGATCTTCACGCCTTTTGATTTCAAGTCCGCGATGATCTCGTCCACTTCCGTTTCGCTTCTTGCGTTGTATGCCAATGTGAACCCTGCAAAGCCGCTCCCTTTTGCGGATGTCAACGCATCTTCTGCCAACTTCTCGCGCGGATAAATCGTAAACACAACGCCTCCCGCCTGAAAAAAAGCGACATCGTCACTGCTCGCGCTGGCTGGCTTCCAGCCGAGAGTTTCCTCGTAAAATTTTTTCGACTTCTCGAAATCCCTCACGCCCAAAGTGACAAGATGTAAACGTTGTTTCATGACCTGACTCCTCGATGCTGGATTATCCCACGGCGCGATGCCACGCTTGCCCGCTTGTTGCTTTATGCAAAGTGAGAAATAAATTCGCCAGGCGAAAGAATCTTGATTTTTTGATATTCGCCAATCGTCAGCAAATGGTTGTCGCTTGATATGATAAAGGATGCATTCCCTGCAATCGCGCATTCGATAAATTTATCATCATCAGCATCTGCGTGAACCATTTTCAACTCTCCGGGTATTTCAACCTGTTCCCCATATTTACGAATATCGGCAACGACCGTGTGGATTTGATTTTCTGTATACTTGAATTTTTCGCGTAACTTTTCAGTGAGCTCAGCCAGCATCGGATTGCAATACACAGATCGAATTACCCCAGTCCGCGCCAACAGCAGGCAATGATAGGATTTTCCTTTCCACAATAGACCCGAAATCATTGCGCTTGTGTCGAAAACAACGCGATCCGCCATCAAGCCTCATGCAAAATATCGCCGACCAATTTTTCGCGTTGCTCTTCGTTCAAACGATCCCAGTCCATGCCGCGTTGCAAGGCAATCTCTCGAATTCGGTCATCGCCGTATTCAAGCAATTGCTCCAGCGAGTCCATTTCGGGAATCAAGACGCGCAAAAGGGACTGTTTGACGGCGGGTGATAAACGCCGCACCCATTCAACGAGTTGAGGTTCGGGGACTTCAAGCGTGACAGTTTCCATGTCAATACTCCTGATGCTGTGAATTATACAACTGTTTTATCCCGCGTCCCACGGAGCGACTCCGCGCCTGCCCTCGCCTCTCAACGACCTTTGAATTGCCTCGCCCAACCCTGGCAGGACCTCCCCTGTTGCCGCCAGCAGACCGAAGCACCCCGCGATCATCATATCCCCGAACGGGACAGAAAAATACGGTCGCAGACTCCCCCTCTCCCTGTGGGAGAGGGTAGGGGTGAGGGAGAACATGCTCCGCCTCGGTCCCGTCACCACCACATCGAATTCATCCTTCCCAAACTCAAACACCTCATCGGTGTACATCAACGCGCCATGACCCATGTCATTGAAGACATCTTCGTGTTTCAAGGAACCATCTGCAAGTTTATGAATCAACTGTTCGAGTTTCTGCAAATCAATCTCGCCCGTGTGATGCTCAAAGACTCCCTCGATCCCCTTTTTGCCCAGACGAAACGCCAGCGTGTGGAAGTTGCCCACGTTGCAAATGATTTTCTTTTTCCGCGCAGTCACTTGAGGATCAAAGTTTGCTCCAAACACCGCCGCGGGAGCCGTATCCATCACCACCAGCGGACATGGCAACTCTCCCGCCGAATCGACAACCGATTGCAAGCGCGTCATTATTTTTGGAACATCGTGTGATAAATAAGCAAACGCAGAAAGTGAGTTCTTGGCTTTTATTCTTTCATCCAAATAATCAAACCGAAACTGCCGATCCGAAACCCCCGCAGGCGCATTGCCATGATCGAACACCGCCACCGCGATTGCAGATAAGTCATCAAGTGAAACACCATAATCCCTGAACGTCTTGGAAATCAACTCAAAATCAAAATCCCTCAACTCCAAACTTTCCACTTTCCACTTTAAACCTTCAACCTCATCTTCTCCAACTATCTTTATCCCCAACGCCTCCACCTTCTCCAACTCATCATTGATCGTCGTCGCCGCAGACGGGGTCATGTACACGGGAATCCCTGCCCGCGCGTATTCTTCGATTGCCCACGCCGAAGGACCGCCTCCCATTTGATGCCCGGTGAGCAGGATCGGGGTCCGCGAAAGAAGCGACTGCTTGAGGCGGCGATGAACCATCATGGTCGGCGAAGGCAGGACGAGTTTGAATCCGTTCTCGAGGTCGAGATTCGAATCGTAGAGGAAAATATCCTGCGTGCCTGTGCCGATGTCTACTGTGAGAATTTTCATATTGCCCGTAAGACAAACTTCAGTTTGTCGTTACACCTCGATTCCCAACCACATCCGAATGAAATACCCGATGATGAATGAGAACAACGCCACGCCGAGACTCAGCCCCGCCATCTCCAAAAACCGCGCGCGGAATGATTCATCTTTCGCCACTGAGATGTAGTAATTGAACGCGGCGATGATGATCACGGCGGTGGTCAATGCCCATGCCAGATCGAAAAAATAATTTTCGAACAAAAGATATGGGAGGATAAGCAGGAAGACTGTGCAGATGTAGGCGATACCCGTGTAGAGCGCAGCGCGGGCGGGATTCTTGTTTGTGTTCTCCGAACGCGTGGAGAGATATTCGCTCGCCGCCATAGACATCGCCGCCGCGATGCCCGTGATCAAACCCGAAAGGGCGATCAACTTCACGTTTTGCAGGGCAAGCGTAAGTCCCGCGAGAGCGCCGGTGAGTTCCACGAGCGCGTCGTTGAGTCCCAGCACCACCGAGCCTGCGTATTCGAGTCGCTCCTCGCTCAACATGGCGATCAACTGTTCCTCGTGTTCGTCTTCCTCGTGTTGAATCCGCGCCGCGTCTGGGATGACCTCCGCGACGGATGCGTAATTCTTTTGCGCCTTCTCCTCGCCGCGTTCCATGAGTTTGACGCCAAACGTGTACCCGAACACGCGGCTGACGAAGTAATACCACCACACTTTGAGCCATTGTGGCTGGACATCAGCGCCGCTGTGCTGTTTCCATTCATTGTAATGACGCAGTTCGTCCTGCGAGATTTTTCCAGTAGCCTTGCGTTTTCAGGCGACTTGATCCGTTTCGCAAGCCTGCTATAAATGTGATATTCGGTGATCTCGGCGCGTTGAAAATCCAATATTTTTTGTTGCACGTCTGCAGAAAGTTGCATGGTCGTCTCCTTGAGGCTGTGTTTGTATTGTAAGCCATTTTATAACGGATCATATGTAGCCATATATAAGGGTGGGCAGTGTTGCATCTAGGCTTGTAACTCTTTATTAACGACCCTCCTCTTGAAATTTTATCGAACGTGTCATATTATGTTAAAAACCCGATCGGGAGGTACAGATCGAAGACAATGCCCGTGTTGCAAATCAAGAAATTATCGAACAGTTCATTCATACTGAGTGATTTTGGCAGTTTGTGACGGCGCAAAACTTTTCTTAGGCAGTCAGGAGAAGTACTGTAGGCACATCATATTTGTTCCAAACGGAGAATTCAATGAGACCCTTCAAATCGAATCCTTTTCTACTCTTCATTTTTATCCTAAGCGTGACGGCGTATGCCTGCGGAGGGGCTCTCGCCGATCCAACAGCTACCAGCACGCCAAATCCTACAGCCACCCAAACGCTCGTTCCAACAGCCACCGCCACGGCGACCAACACCCCTCGCCCTACCCGCACTCCCAATTTGGCGGCGACCCAAAAAGCGGAGGAGATCCTCGCGGAAGCGCAGAAATATGTGGAAGAGGGCTATCTCTCCAGCGCGGAGGGAAGTTTCAAAGAATACGATGATTTCCGCGAAGAATGGGCGCAACTTGGGTGGTATCAGCGCTGGCACTTTAGTGAAAAGGCACAGAACTTTTCCCTGAGCGCGCACTTGAAATGGTCGAGCGCGTATCGAAATGCGGATATCTCAGGGTGCGGTTTTGTGTTCGCCGCGCAGGACAATGGCGATCACTACGCGGTTTTTCTTGACCGCACACAAGTGCTTATGCTCTATGCCGACCTTGCTGCCGGATTCTCCCGCCGTGTCGGTGTAACCAGCGGCACTGGGCGCGTGAAGTTCGATAATCCCGCCGACCAGCCCGTCGAAGCTGATTTCACGCTGGTAGTCAACGATGGTATCGCCTACGTGCTTGTCGATGATGCCATGATCGGCAAATACACTCTCTCGCAAAGCAAGAACCTGAACGGCAATCTCGGCCTTACACTGCTTTCCGGCACGAATAAGGATTTCGGCACTCGCTGTGAAATGACAAACATCCACGCATTCTATCCGGATAACTAAACCCATTCGAAAAATTCCCGCCTTCTCGCGCTCACGAGGAGGCGGGCGCTTTCATCACAACATAACATTCCTGCCGGCATGTTTCCCTGTGCAAACGGGTGATGCGGCGGTATCATTTCCGCATGTCTAATCCCGCGCTCGCGGAAGTTCTCGCAAGTTACGTCCCAAAACTGATTCAAAAACGCATCGTTGCCGACTCTGTTCCCATCGACTCGCCGGCGACGGAGGAGTTTCAAGCGGCAGTTTTATTCGCCGATATTTCCGGTTTTACCCTGCTGACCGAACGCCTCGCCGAAAAAGGGCCGACCGGCGTCGAGAGTCTGGCGCGCATTCTCAACGAATATTTCGGGCAACTGATCGACATCATCCACGAATATGGCGGAGATGTGGTGAAGTTTGCCGGCGACGCGGTGATTGCCGTCTGGAATATCGCCTCAGACGACGGGACGGCTGGCTCGCCCACCCGCGCCGACCAGTGGCAGTGGACGATGCGCGCCGCCGAATGCGCGCTCAAAGTCCGTGAGAAGCTCACCAACTACAAAGCTGAAGACCAAAACCTCTACCTCAAACTTGCGGTCAGTATGGGGAACATCACCACCTCCCACGTGGGGGGCGTGTTCAACCGCTGGGAATTCCTGCTCACCGGCAACCCGCTCGTGGAAGTGGGCATCGCCAACAACCTCGCCCAAGCCGGCGAGATACTCATCACACCCTCCGCATGGAAGTTGATTCGCAATGACAGCATTGGCGGACCTATCGAATTTGAATTGAAAGAGACAATAGCCCAGGGCGGGCGGCTGGATGGGCTGAACAAACCATCTTCGATCTTCAACATCCCAGAAAAACCGACCATTCCCGGCGGCGTGGAAAATTCCCTGCGTCCTTATATCCCCGGCGCGATCATCAACCGTCTCGCCGCCGGTCAAACTGCGTGGATCGCCGAACTGCGGCGCGTAACCGTGCTGTTCATCAACCTGCCCGACCTCGATCAAACTTCCAAACTGGAATTTGCTCAGGAGATTGCCCGCCTGCTCCAGCGTTCGGTGTATCGCTACGAGGGTAGTATCAACAAAATTAACGTAGACGATAAAGGGATCACGCTGGTTGCCGCCCTGGGCTTGCCGCCGTTCTCGCACGAAGACGATCCCGCGCGCGGAGTGCAAGCCGCCCTCATGATCCGTAAAGAGCTCAACGCGCTCGGCGTGCGCAGTTCCATTGGCGTTGCTACGGGGCGTATTTTTTGCGGTTCGGTGGGCAATGAAGAACGCCGCGAATATACGACCATCGGCAATGCGGTGAATATGTCGGCGCGGTTAATGGGCGCGGCGAGGCTTCAGGATGAGATCATTGGCGAGCACAAGATACCCATCCTATGCGACCGCGCCACCTACGACAGCGCAAAAGACGCGATCGAATTCCAAACGATCAGGCCCCAACAGGTCAAAGGTCGCGTGGAGCCGGTGGAAGTCTTCCACCCGTTGGACGTGAAGCGCAGTATCATCCGCTCGAAGACCGAACTGATCGGGCGTCAGGATGAAAAGATTCTGCTCGGCAACGCCCTGCAAGAACTATCGCGCGGCGCGCCGCGCCAGACGATCGTGTTTCAAGGCGAGGCGGGAATCGGCAAATCGCGCTTGTTCGAGGATTTGATTCGCCAGGCTGAAACCCTGCGCGTAAATCTGTTTCGCGGCGAGGGCGATGCCATCGAAAAAAACAGCCCCTATCACGCCTGGAGGCCCATCTTTCACCGCATCCTCGGCGTGGATGAGATCACCATACAACAGGAATTCAGCGACGATGACCGTTCGCTGATTCATACAAAAGTAGTCGAGACGCTCACCCGCGTCGACCCCGATCTGGCGCGTTACGCTCCGCTTCTCGACGTGCTGTTGCCTGTTCCCATCCCGGATAACGAACTCACCTCCGCCATGGCGGGCGAAATTCGCGCGAGCAACACGCGCGAATTGTTGACGCGCCTGCTCAACCAGGTGGCGAGCGATGCCCCGCTCTTGATCGTGATAGAGGACCTGCATTGGTTCGATTCGGCATCCTGGGCGTTGCTCGTCGATGCGCAACAAAAAGTGCGCCCGCTTTTGCTGACGTTGAATACCCGCCCGCTTGCGGAACCCCTGCCTGAAATTTTCA from Candidatus Defluviilinea gracilis carries:
- a CDS encoding SDR family NAD(P)-dependent oxidoreductase — protein: MQNMKVKRAIIVGASSGIGAELALTLAREGYQLVLLARREEKLKTLCQRIRSEIREGLARFIVHDVTDFDSVPMDFLQAIELLGGLDLIVFNSGVLIPTGKHEFNFSKDMEVMQTNILGAMAWLNQAAAYFQSQGRGQIVGISSVGGERGRSGAPAYNTSKAAFNTYLESLRNRLSRYGVHILTVKPGFISTDMLQNAGASFWVAPVETAVSDIWRGIRQRRQEIYTPGRWRWIAWFLRHAPSSLMRRLAV
- a CDS encoding permease, with translation MNLFETSQFAFSKATETFFGLWPLLLLSVVISVALKLFIDQDRVAAFLKRNQRNSVVMSTALAVATPFCSCGTTAVVLGMMASTIPWAPIVAFLVASPLTSPQQMIYSAGLFGWPFAIAFMASSIILGLTGGAFAGFVESRGWLKDQARLSSQRETASPALEPLPRPGKPKVTVRATLREFFEVSWKLALMFFGFSFIGYFLNELIPQDWIQNVFGSGETFSIPLAALLGIPFYLNTEASMPIVRAFMDSGMSEGAALAFLITGAGTSIGALTGALTIARWRVIAIVLGTLVAGAIIIGMVYDLLTPLIMI
- a CDS encoding alpha/beta hydrolase produces the protein MRPIFPYALRLLGILLAPPLLTLIVLTCRLPITSSGALYLLVGSLLVLGLIAVPLSYKQSLKLIFAGALGFCLVIAARSILMGQNQSSEIRMVTLPEGHGPRWLGSIIDEQDALIFGEELFHFIGGDSTREHEGLVPAFEAAYSEMRTQGMYPSPIISTYLNLQQPDAFDAVIIQPREQPTFGVIFLHGFMGNVTAQCWEIAQAVKDIGGMTVCPSTEWTGQWWKPRGHQILKRTFEYLRRQGITRFYLGGFSNGGFSMGRLASELGNESGLVGLFFIDGFTNGTGVRGMGLPVLIIEGARDERVPPAMARQFAAEVGELGTYVEIDSDHFLIVKKPEEIENAIHTWLNGQMNP
- a CDS encoding DUF1786 domain-containing protein; protein product: MKILTVDIGTGTQDIFLYDSNLDLENGFKLVLPSPTMMVHRRLKQSLLSRTPILLTGHQMGGGPSAWAIEEYARAGIPVYMTPSAATTINDELEKVEALGIKIVGEDEVEGLKWKVESLELRDFDFELISKTFRDYGVSLDDLSAIAVAVFDHGNAPAGVSDRQFRFDYLDERIKAKNSLSAFAYLSHDVPKIMTRLQSVVDSAGELPCPLVVMDTAPAAVFGANFDPQVTARKKKIICNVGNFHTLAFRLGKKGIEGVFEHHTGEIDLQKLEQLIHKLADGSLKHEDVFNDMGHGALMYTDEVFEFGKDEFDVVVTGPRRSMFSLTPTLSHRERGSLRPYFSVPFGDMMIAGCFGLLAATGEVLPGLGEAIQRSLRGEGRRGVAPWDAG
- a CDS encoding VOC family protein, whose translation is MKQRLHLVTLGVRDFEKSKKFYEETLGWKPASASSDDVAFFQAGGVVFTIYPREKLAEDALTSAKGSGFAGFTLAYNARSETEVDEIIADLKSKGVKIVKEPQKVFWGGYSSYFADPDGFLWEVAYNPYFSFDQSGNLLPT
- a CDS encoding putative toxin-antitoxin system toxin component, PIN family, which translates into the protein MADRVVFDTSAMISGLLWKGKSYHCLLLARTGVIRSVYCNPMLAELTEKLREKFKYTENQIHTVVADIRKYGEQVEIPGELKMVHADADDDKFIECAIAGNASFIISSDNHLLTIGEYQKIKILSPGEFISHFA
- a CDS encoding LysM peptidoglycan-binding domain-containing protein, which gives rise to MTKRIVQIALVFMLLIASFASAGGARAWAQCPAYVTVQWGDTLGGIALTCDTTVDAIRAANPGLGWWLYAGQTLYIPTGYSQPPVSQPTYGGTYTVQWGDTIGIISQKTGASVAALLAVNPQITNPGLIYAGQVIYLPVGAGTPPPNYPPPPPPSSPTQPPSADFFKLVKITYKDGLYIRNAPGGTKILSSAMPNTYWYVNTSKVQRLADGSVWIEVKLGEQIDGCWTGWMLVKDFLGRYFTSPKIE
- a CDS encoding DUF433 domain-containing protein encodes the protein MEKLITETVGNEPYQYYPLGEYVVRAPGVCNGRPTFKYTRIEITGTLDRLAAGENMDQIVAGYRNTISREAVIEAIQLIASQFVKSLPQLETA